In Bacillus cereus ATCC 14579, a single window of DNA contains:
- a CDS encoding siderophore ABC transporter substrate-binding protein → MKKSMLLKLVSILAVFTLMLVACSDSSKETSKANNKDNGSDKPKTVEITDAHGTVKVPVNPKNVVALDNRTFETLSDWGIKLAAAPKDIMPADSAYKKDEKVQNIGNHREPNLEIIAAANPELVIVGQRFADHYEEIKKLVPNAAVIDLNFDVSEKATKPGENLVKGLKDSTVTLGKIFNKDKEAKQLVADFDKSIEKAKSAYNGKDKVMSVIVTGGNIGFAAPHSGRVWGPMYEIFGWTPALEVSNSTAGHKGDDVSVEAIAQTNPDWIFVLDRDAATSDAAKSTPAKDVISKSPALQNTTAVSKKQVIYAPEDTYTNESIQTYIELFGNMAKTLAK, encoded by the coding sequence ATGAAAAAATCTATGCTTTTAAAATTAGTGAGTATTCTAGCAGTTTTCACTTTAATGTTAGTAGCTTGCTCAGATTCAAGTAAAGAAACTTCGAAGGCTAATAATAAAGATAATGGTAGTGATAAGCCAAAAACGGTTGAAATCACTGATGCTCATGGAACTGTTAAAGTCCCTGTAAACCCAAAGAATGTAGTTGCTTTGGATAACAGAACGTTTGAAACTTTATCTGATTGGGGAATTAAATTAGCGGCTGCTCCAAAGGATATCATGCCTGCTGATTCAGCATATAAAAAGGATGAAAAAGTTCAAAATATTGGGAATCACCGTGAACCAAATCTAGAAATTATTGCAGCGGCAAATCCTGAACTTGTAATTGTTGGTCAAAGATTTGCTGACCATTACGAAGAAATCAAAAAATTAGTACCAAATGCAGCAGTTATTGATCTTAATTTTGATGTTTCTGAGAAAGCTACTAAGCCTGGCGAAAACTTAGTAAAAGGACTTAAAGATTCTACAGTTACTTTAGGAAAAATCTTTAATAAAGATAAAGAAGCTAAACAATTAGTAGCTGATTTTGATAAATCTATTGAAAAAGCAAAATCTGCTTATAACGGAAAAGATAAAGTTATGAGTGTTATCGTTACTGGTGGTAATATTGGTTTTGCTGCGCCACATTCTGGTCGTGTTTGGGGACCAATGTATGAAATTTTCGGTTGGACTCCAGCGTTAGAAGTTTCAAATTCTACTGCAGGTCATAAAGGTGATGACGTTTCTGTTGAAGCTATTGCACAAACAAATCCTGATTGGATTTTCGTATTAGATCGTGATGCTGCAACATCTGATGCAGCTAAGTCAACACCTGCTAAGGATGTTATTTCTAAATCACCTGCTCTTCAAAACACAACTGCTGTTTCTAAAAAACAAGTTATTTATGCACCAGAAGATACTTACACGAATGAATCAATTCAAACTTATATAGAGTTATTTGGAAATATGGCAAAAACTTTAGCTAAGTAG
- a CDS encoding response regulator transcription factor, with product MKQVLVIKNERSSAKKIVSGLTQEGYFILKLHNENEGLNIIYEQDWDIIILDWDSLSISGPEICRQIRLVKTTPIIIVTDNISSKDCVAGLQAGADDYIRKPFAKEELVARVQAILRRSDCNQQKEINFFQFKDLFVDASSNIVKKGGKNLSLTKREYDLLVFLIKNKNTILSREMLLNQVWGYNIVVNPNVVDLYIGYVRKKLKCEKKERYIQTIHGRGYSMIE from the coding sequence GTGAAGCAGGTGTTGGTGATTAAAAATGAACGGTCTTCAGCAAAGAAAATCGTAAGCGGTTTAACGCAAGAAGGTTACTTCATTTTAAAACTTCACAATGAAAACGAAGGTTTAAATATAATATATGAACAAGATTGGGATATTATCATATTGGATTGGGATTCATTAAGTATATCTGGACCAGAAATTTGCAGACAAATACGACTTGTTAAAACGACACCGATCATTATTGTGACTGACAATATTTCTAGTAAGGATTGCGTAGCAGGGTTACAAGCAGGAGCAGATGATTATATAAGAAAACCATTTGCGAAAGAAGAATTAGTAGCAAGAGTTCAAGCAATTTTAAGGAGAAGTGATTGTAACCAGCAAAAGGAGATAAACTTTTTTCAGTTTAAAGATCTCTTTGTTGATGCATCTAGCAATATTGTGAAAAAAGGTGGCAAAAACCTCTCGCTTACTAAGCGGGAGTACGATTTACTTGTATTTTTAATCAAGAATAAAAACACAATATTGAGCCGTGAAATGCTTTTGAATCAAGTATGGGGATATAATATAGTAGTAAATCCAAATGTAGTAGACTTATATATTGGGTATGTAAGAAAAAAGTTAAAGTGCGAGAAGAAAGAGAGATATATTCAAACGATACACGGCAGAGGCTATTCAATGATTGAATGA
- a CDS encoding iron chelate uptake ABC transporter family permease subunit, giving the protein MITLEYRKKENVEIDSSLHNESRSASAFRSKKEARRYWILLITLIALGLLSSYGLLVYNNPVPIDSPSFIPVVKRRIVAIVAMIIAAVCHSLSTVAFQSITNNKIITPSLLGFESLYSAIQTSTVFFFGASALINFNGIGSFLFQVVVMVFMSLILYGWLLSGKYGNLQLMLLVGIIIGTGLNSVSTFMRKLLAPSEFDILQARLFGSVNHADPAYFPIVIPMIIIVAVLIFAHSKNLNVLSLGKDVATSFGVKYQPSVIYTLVLVAILMSISTALIGPLTFYGFLVATLSYQAASTYDHRYIFPMAFAIGFLIMTSAYFLMYHVFHAQGVVSVIIELFGGIIFLTIVLRKRAL; this is encoded by the coding sequence ATGATCACATTAGAATATAGAAAAAAAGAAAATGTCGAAATCGATTCTAGCCTTCATAATGAAAGTAGATCAGCTAGCGCTTTTCGGTCTAAGAAGGAAGCAAGACGTTATTGGATTTTACTGATAACATTGATTGCTTTAGGTCTTCTTTCTTCATATGGACTTTTAGTTTATAACAATCCAGTTCCGATAGATTCACCTTCTTTTATCCCAGTCGTTAAGAGAAGGATAGTAGCTATTGTTGCAATGATTATTGCTGCGGTTTGCCATAGCTTGTCGACAGTTGCTTTCCAATCTATTACGAATAATAAAATTATTACTCCATCGCTTTTAGGTTTCGAATCACTTTATTCAGCAATTCAAACGAGTACAGTATTCTTCTTTGGTGCTAGTGCGTTAATAAATTTTAATGGAATTGGATCATTTTTATTCCAAGTTGTTGTTATGGTCTTCATGAGTTTGATACTTTATGGATGGTTACTTTCCGGTAAATACGGGAATTTACAACTTATGCTTTTAGTTGGAATTATTATTGGTACCGGGCTAAATTCAGTGTCAACTTTCATGAGAAAACTACTTGCGCCTTCAGAATTTGATATTTTACAAGCAAGATTATTTGGTTCTGTTAATCATGCAGATCCTGCATATTTTCCTATTGTAATTCCTATGATCATAATTGTAGCAGTATTAATTTTTGCTCATTCTAAGAATTTGAATGTTTTGTCACTAGGAAAGGATGTTGCTACTTCTTTTGGAGTTAAATACCAACCTAGTGTAATTTATACGCTTGTATTAGTAGCTATTTTAATGTCCATTTCAACAGCTCTAATTGGGCCACTTACTTTCTACGGCTTTTTAGTGGCAACTTTGAGTTATCAGGCAGCGTCAACTTATGATCATAGATATATTTTTCCGATGGCTTTTGCTATAGGATTTTTAATAATGACGAGCGCATACTTTTTAATGTATCATGTATTCCATGCTCAAGGTGTAGTTTCAGTTATTATTGAATTATTTGGTGGAATCATATTCTTAACTATAGTTTTAAGGAAGAGGGCTTTATGA
- a CDS encoding YxeA family protein produces the protein MKWIMRIFVLLAIVGGAFYYMKSGNGYYLTKQYYVKVTTDSKVENEKLSNGEVLTYHVYDEKVYDKKGEERELKISLQNELEKNQYYLIDWEDRRGIVSKIAKVNQAKIDKGILDKLNANS, from the coding sequence ATGAAATGGATCATGAGAATTTTTGTGTTATTAGCTATAGTAGGAGGTGCTTTCTACTATATGAAGTCAGGGAATGGATACTATTTGACTAAACAATATTATGTAAAAGTAACGACTGATTCTAAAGTAGAAAACGAAAAATTGAGTAATGGAGAAGTTCTTACGTATCATGTTTACGATGAGAAGGTGTACGATAAAAAAGGGGAAGAAAGAGAACTGAAAATTTCCTTGCAAAATGAATTGGAAAAAAATCAATATTATTTGATTGATTGGGAAGATCGCCGTGGGATTGTTTCTAAAATAGCTAAAGTGAATCAAGCAAAAATAGATAAAGGTATTTTAGATAAGTTGAACGCAAATTCATAA
- a CDS encoding DUF4822 domain-containing protein, giving the protein MNKKAKALSSVLLGFTLALTGCAGTKAEENHGKQKQEQVAKETKKENKLTKGQKMANILSETNWQGTRVYDKDKNDLTKENANFIGLAKYDAKSGRYEFFDAKTGASRGDKGTFFVTNDGKKRILISESMKYQAVIDMTKLNKNVFTYKRMGKDANGKDVEVFVEHVPYKEKELSFTDPDKQLNTTTGDIIKNVDGDKILGGTLWHGTKVLDEAGNDVTQFNSNFISLAKFDDKSNKYEFFNSETGQSRGDYGYFDVVHENKIRAHVSIGNNKYGAALELTELNKNKFTYKRTGKDQAGKDITIFVEHEPYKGDMKPQFSF; this is encoded by the coding sequence ATGAACAAAAAAGCAAAAGCACTATCATCCGTACTGCTCGGATTCACATTAGCATTAACAGGGTGTGCTGGTACTAAAGCTGAAGAAAATCATGGGAAACAAAAACAAGAACAAGTTGCTAAAGAAACAAAAAAGGAAAATAAATTAACTAAAGGGCAAAAAATGGCTAATATTCTTAGCGAGACAAATTGGCAAGGTACACGAGTGTATGACAAAGATAAGAATGACTTAACAAAAGAGAATGCAAACTTCATTGGTCTTGCAAAATATGATGCGAAATCCGGCAGATATGAATTTTTTGATGCTAAAACAGGTGCAAGTCGTGGCGATAAAGGCACTTTCTTTGTCACAAATGATGGGAAGAAGAGAATATTGATTTCAGAATCAATGAAGTATCAAGCTGTCATTGACATGACAAAACTAAATAAAAATGTATTTACTTATAAACGAATGGGGAAAGACGCTAACGGTAAAGATGTAGAAGTTTTCGTTGAACATGTTCCATATAAAGAAAAAGAACTTTCTTTCACTGATCCGGACAAGCAGCTGAACACGACTACAGGGGATATTATTAAAAACGTTGATGGAGATAAAATTTTAGGCGGTACCCTTTGGCACGGAACAAAGGTATTAGACGAAGCTGGTAACGATGTAACACAGTTTAATTCGAATTTTATAAGTTTAGCAAAATTTGATGACAAGTCTAATAAATATGAGTTTTTCAATAGCGAAACAGGTCAAAGCCGCGGTGATTATGGCTACTTCGATGTTGTACACGAAAATAAAATAAGAGCCCATGTTTCAATTGGAAATAACAAATACGGTGCTGCTCTTGAACTTACTGAACTAAATAAGAATAAATTTACGTATAAAAGAACTGGTAAAGACCAAGCTGGTAAGGATATAACTATATTCGTTGAACATGAACCTTATAAAGGTGATATGAAACCACAATTTAGTTTTTAA
- the alo gene encoding anthrolysin O/cereolysin O family cholesterol-dependent cytolysin Alo, which translates to MIFLNIKKNTKRRKFLACLLVSLCTINYSSISFAETQASNATDVTKNASGIDTGIANLKYNNQEVLAVNGDKIESFVPKESINSNGKFVVVEREKKSLTTSPVDISIIDSVVNRTYPGAVQLANKAFADNQPSLLVAKRKPLNISIDLPGMRKENTITVQNPTYGNVAGAVDDLVSTWNEKYSTTHTLPARMQYTESMVYSKSQIASALNVNAKYLDNSLNIDFNAVANGEKKVMVAAYKQIFYTVSAELPNNPSDLFDNSVTFDELTRKGVSNSAPPVMVSNVAYGRTIYVKLETTSKSKDVQAAFKALLKDNSVETSGQYKDIFEESTFTAVVLGGDAKEHNKVVTKDFNEIRNIIKDNAELSLKNPAYPISYTSTFLKDNATAAVHNNTDYIETTTTEYSSAKMTLDHYGAYVAQFDVSWDEFTFDQKGNEVLTHKTWDGSGKDKTAHYSTVIPLPPNSKNIKIVARECTGLAWEWWRTIINEQNVPLTNEIKVSIGGTTLYPTASISH; encoded by the coding sequence GTGATTTTTCTGAATATTAAGAAAAACACTAAAAGAAGAAAGTTCCTTGCATGTTTATTAGTTAGTCTATGCACTATTAATTATTCATCTATTTCCTTCGCAGAAACACAAGCAAGTAATGCAACTGATGTAACCAAAAATGCTAGTGGCATTGATACTGGTATAGCAAATCTTAAATATAATAATCAAGAGGTTTTAGCTGTAAATGGTGATAAGATAGAGAGTTTTGTTCCGAAAGAAAGTATCAATTCAAATGGTAAATTTGTAGTAGTGGAACGCGAGAAAAAATCACTTACAACGTCACCAGTCGATATTTCAATTATTGATTCTGTAGTGAATCGCACGTATCCAGGAGCTGTACAACTTGCAAATAAAGCTTTTGCAGACAATCAACCGAGTTTATTAGTGGCTAAGAGAAAGCCTTTGAATATTAGTATAGACTTACCGGGCATGAGAAAAGAAAATACAATTACTGTCCAAAATCCGACATATGGTAATGTAGCTGGAGCAGTAGACGATTTAGTATCTACTTGGAATGAAAAGTATTCTACAACACATACGTTGCCTGCAAGAATGCAGTATACGGAATCCATGGTTTATAGTAAATCGCAAATCGCAAGCGCTCTTAATGTTAACGCTAAATATCTTGATAACAGTCTAAACATTGATTTTAATGCGGTTGCAAATGGAGAGAAAAAAGTGATGGTAGCGGCGTATAAGCAAATATTTTATACGGTAAGTGCTGAACTACCTAACAATCCATCCGACCTTTTTGATAATAGCGTTACTTTTGATGAGTTAACTCGAAAAGGCGTAAGTAATTCGGCTCCACCTGTTATGGTTTCAAATGTAGCTTATGGTAGAACGATTTATGTAAAATTAGAAACAACATCTAAGAGCAAAGATGTACAAGCTGCTTTTAAAGCCTTACTTAAGGATAACAGCGTTGAAACAAGTGGACAGTATAAAGATATTTTTGAAGAAAGTACCTTTACTGCTGTAGTATTAGGCGGAGATGCGAAAGAGCATAACAAGGTTGTTACTAAAGATTTCAATGAAATCCGAAATATTATTAAAGATAATGCTGAATTAAGTCTTAAAAATCCAGCATACCCAATTTCATATACAAGTACTTTCTTAAAAGATAATGCAACTGCTGCTGTTCATAACAATACAGATTATATTGAGACGACAACTACAGAATATTCAAGTGCTAAAATGACACTTGATCATTATGGTGCTTACGTTGCTCAATTTGATGTATCTTGGGATGAATTCACATTTGACCAAAAGGGTAACGAAGTACTAACACATAAAACATGGGATGGTAGCGGAAAAGACAAAACGGCTCATTACTCTACAGTTATCCCTCTTCCACCGAACTCAAAAAATATAAAAATTGTAGCAAGAGAATGTACAGGTCTTGCATGGGAATGGTGGAGAACAATTATTAATGAACAAAACGTTCCATTAACAAATGAAATAAAAGTTTCAATTGGAGGAACAACATTATATCCAACAGCTAGTATTAGTCATTAA
- a CDS encoding ABC transporter permease, with protein MSKNMISRVENISQPQFYNQNKIWTKPFIIAVIVVIILGIISLFTGVYDIRGQEDGTEMFFITRVPRTAALMLTGAAMAMAGLVMQLITQNRFVEPTTTGTIEWSGLGLLFVYLLFPAPTLVQRMTGAIIFSFIGTMIFFLFLRRVKLRSSLIVPIIGLMLGAVISAVSTFLGLLFQKTQSIETWFVGSFANIQVGRYEYLWLIVIITFLIFMYANRLTLAGLGEDVATSLGVNYNRIVLFGTALISVAVGIVAAVIGHLPFLGLIVPNIVSMFRGDDLRSNLPWVCVIGMGSITACDIISRTIIQPFELPVSLILATVGAVVFITILLSQRKPRRLR; from the coding sequence GTGTCAAAAAATATGATTTCTAGGGTTGAGAATATTTCTCAACCCCAGTTTTATAATCAAAATAAAATATGGACAAAACCTTTTATAATAGCAGTTATAGTTGTTATAATTTTAGGGATTATATCACTGTTTACTGGAGTTTATGATATACGTGGACAAGAGGACGGGACAGAGATGTTTTTCATAACTCGTGTTCCGAGAACAGCTGCATTAATGCTTACTGGAGCTGCGATGGCGATGGCAGGGCTCGTCATGCAACTCATTACACAGAATCGCTTTGTTGAACCTACTACAACGGGGACTATTGAATGGTCAGGCTTAGGCCTGCTTTTTGTGTATTTATTATTTCCTGCCCCGACTTTAGTTCAAAGAATGACTGGTGCAATCATTTTTTCTTTTATAGGAACTATGATTTTCTTTCTATTTTTAAGAAGAGTTAAGCTTCGTTCGTCTTTAATTGTTCCGATTATTGGATTGATGCTTGGAGCAGTAATTTCTGCAGTGTCTACTTTTTTAGGACTCCTTTTTCAAAAGACGCAAAGTATTGAAACTTGGTTTGTAGGTTCATTTGCTAACATTCAGGTGGGAAGATATGAATATTTATGGCTGATTGTTATCATTACTTTTCTTATTTTTATGTATGCTAATAGATTGACTTTAGCTGGACTAGGAGAAGATGTCGCAACAAGTCTTGGAGTTAATTACAATAGAATTGTTCTTTTTGGGACTGCTCTTATCTCTGTTGCAGTTGGAATTGTTGCAGCTGTTATTGGACACTTACCTTTCTTAGGATTAATTGTGCCAAATATCGTTTCAATGTTTAGAGGTGATGATCTTAGGAGTAATTTACCTTGGGTTTGTGTGATCGGAATGGGATCAATAACTGCCTGTGACATCATTTCTCGAACAATTATACAGCCTTTTGAATTACCTGTTTCTTTAATACTTGCAACAGTGGGAGCAGTCGTGTTTATTACTATTTTATTGAGCCAAAGAAAACCAAGGAGGCTACGATGA
- a CDS encoding iron ABC transporter ATP-binding protein — protein MIKIDNVKKFYTDKVKIGPLDIEIPKAGFTSLIGPNGAGKSTTLLMIGRLLDMDEGQIQVANMDVSESKSKDLAKVLTILRQENHFVTRLTVRQLVGFGRFPYSKGRLTKEDEVIISKYIDFLDLTSLENRYLDELSGGQRQRAYVAMVLCQETEYVLLDEPLNNLDVARSVQMMEHLRRAANEFGRTILTVMHDINFAAKYSDKICAMKDGQIAAFGTVEEVMDSTLLTDIFETKIEIINGPYGPIAVY, from the coding sequence ATGATAAAAATTGATAATGTTAAAAAGTTCTATACTGATAAGGTAAAAATAGGACCTTTGGATATTGAAATACCAAAAGCAGGCTTTACTTCTTTAATTGGACCAAATGGTGCTGGAAAGTCAACGACACTTTTGATGATTGGCAGACTTTTAGATATGGATGAAGGCCAAATTCAGGTAGCAAATATGGATGTTTCTGAATCCAAATCAAAAGACTTAGCAAAAGTTTTGACTATATTGCGACAAGAAAATCATTTTGTAACTAGGCTTACAGTTAGACAATTAGTTGGATTTGGGCGCTTTCCTTATTCAAAGGGAAGGTTGACTAAAGAAGATGAGGTTATCATTTCTAAATATATCGATTTCTTAGATTTAACTAGTTTAGAGAATAGATATTTAGATGAGCTTTCTGGTGGTCAAAGACAAAGGGCATATGTAGCGATGGTACTGTGCCAAGAGACGGAATATGTACTTTTGGACGAACCTTTGAACAACCTTGATGTTGCTCGTTCTGTTCAAATGATGGAGCATTTAAGACGTGCAGCTAATGAATTTGGAAGAACAATTTTGACGGTTATGCATGACATAAATTTTGCAGCTAAATACTCGGATAAAATTTGTGCTATGAAAGATGGACAAATTGCTGCTTTTGGAACAGTAGAAGAGGTTATGGACTCAACACTTTTGACAGATATTTTTGAAACAAAAATAGAAATTATTAATGGTCCTTATGGGCCAATAGCAGTTTATTAG